The following coding sequences are from one Microbacterium sp. SSM24 window:
- the nirB gene encoding nitrite reductase large subunit NirB — protein MSSTAPVTTHVVVVGAGMVAHRFAESLLARAKGPWRITVIGEEDRHPYDRVGLTSFFGGSTPDDLTLDRSVLEDDRVRFVRGDPVARIDRSARRVTTKRGLSVAYDHLVLATGSYAARLAVDGFGWDGCFVYRTLDDVENLRAFVERRSRELGRPLTGTVIGGGLLGLEAAGALQGLDVRCTVVQSSDRLMSAQLDLPAGDALRRLIQSRGIAVKTGAVTTRLDADRSGSVTGLEFRDGGYERTDVVVFTVGVRPRDELARSADLAVHERGGILIDDGCRTSDPRILAIGEVANFDGMCVGLVAPGYAMAEVAATRLLGGDASFPGYDLSTKLKLSGVDVASFGDAFAQTPGALDVVYADPVAGVYKKLVLSDDAKTLLGGILVGDASAYGSLRPLVGGALGGDPAAYLMPEGGVAAPGGDLPDDALVCSCNSVTAGTIRHAVHEEGCADVAAVKSCTKAGAACGSCVMMVKKIVGTELAKSGAALSSALCEHFALSRRQLFDAVRVSGLTTFSAVIDRFGTGRGCDICKPALASILSTLVGRHVLDGENAALQDTNDHVMANLQKDGSYSVVPRIPGGEITPDGLVVIGEVARDFGLYTKITGGQRIDLFGARLEQLPDVWKRLVDAGFESGHAYGKSLRTVKSCVGSTWCRYGVQDSVGMAVQLELRYRGLRSPHKLKLGVSGCARECAEARGKDVGVIATEAGWNMYVGGNGGFTPRHAVLLAEGLDDAALLTAIDRFLMYYIFTADRLQRTAPWFEELEGGIDGLRSVIFDDSLGICADLDAAMTAHIGSYEDEWRATLDDPEKLRRFASFVNAPTTPDPSLAYTAERGQARPATDAERESGGVLIAGTILEVRR, from the coding sequence ATGAGCTCCACCGCGCCCGTCACGACGCACGTCGTGGTCGTGGGCGCGGGCATGGTGGCCCACCGATTCGCGGAGAGTCTCCTGGCGCGCGCCAAGGGACCTTGGCGCATCACCGTGATCGGCGAAGAGGACCGGCATCCGTACGACCGTGTCGGTCTCACCTCGTTCTTCGGCGGGTCGACCCCCGACGACCTCACGCTCGATCGGAGCGTCCTCGAGGACGACCGCGTCCGATTCGTCCGTGGCGACCCGGTGGCGCGCATCGATCGCTCTGCCCGGCGCGTGACGACCAAGCGCGGTCTCAGCGTCGCCTACGACCACCTCGTGCTCGCGACGGGCTCGTACGCGGCGCGCCTCGCCGTCGACGGCTTCGGGTGGGACGGATGCTTCGTCTATCGCACCCTCGACGACGTCGAGAACCTCCGGGCGTTCGTGGAGCGCCGCTCGCGCGAGCTCGGTCGTCCGCTGACCGGCACCGTCATCGGCGGCGGGCTCCTCGGCCTCGAAGCCGCCGGAGCGCTGCAGGGACTCGACGTCCGGTGCACCGTGGTGCAGTCCTCCGACCGCCTGATGTCGGCTCAGCTCGATCTCCCCGCGGGCGATGCGCTGCGCAGACTGATCCAGTCGCGCGGCATCGCGGTGAAGACGGGCGCGGTCACGACGCGCCTCGACGCGGATCGCAGCGGAAGCGTGACGGGACTCGAGTTCCGCGACGGCGGCTACGAACGCACCGACGTCGTCGTGTTCACCGTGGGAGTCCGGCCGCGCGATGAGCTGGCACGCAGCGCGGACCTCGCGGTGCATGAACGCGGCGGCATCCTCATCGACGACGGATGCCGCACCTCGGATCCGCGGATCCTGGCGATCGGCGAGGTGGCCAACTTCGACGGCATGTGCGTCGGGCTGGTCGCACCGGGTTACGCGATGGCGGAGGTCGCGGCGACGAGACTCCTCGGCGGCGACGCATCCTTCCCCGGCTACGACCTGTCCACCAAGCTCAAGCTCTCGGGCGTCGACGTCGCGAGCTTCGGCGACGCCTTCGCGCAGACGCCGGGCGCGCTGGATGTCGTCTACGCCGACCCCGTCGCCGGCGTCTACAAGAAGCTCGTGCTCTCCGACGACGCGAAGACGCTGCTCGGCGGCATCCTCGTGGGCGATGCGTCGGCGTACGGGTCGCTGCGTCCGCTCGTCGGCGGCGCCCTGGGCGGCGATCCGGCCGCCTACCTGATGCCCGAGGGCGGGGTCGCGGCGCCCGGCGGCGACCTGCCCGACGACGCGCTCGTCTGCTCGTGCAACAGCGTCACGGCCGGCACGATCCGTCACGCGGTGCACGAGGAGGGCTGCGCGGATGTCGCCGCGGTGAAGTCGTGCACGAAAGCCGGTGCGGCGTGCGGCTCGTGCGTGATGATGGTCAAGAAGATCGTCGGGACCGAGCTCGCGAAGTCGGGCGCCGCGCTCAGCTCCGCGCTGTGCGAGCACTTCGCGCTCTCGCGCCGCCAGCTCTTCGACGCCGTGCGGGTGTCGGGACTCACGACGTTCAGCGCCGTGATCGACCGATTCGGCACGGGCCGCGGGTGCGACATCTGCAAGCCCGCGCTCGCCAGCATCCTGTCGACCCTCGTCGGGCGCCACGTCCTCGACGGCGAGAACGCCGCACTGCAGGACACCAACGATCACGTGATGGCGAACCTGCAGAAGGACGGCAGCTACTCGGTGGTGCCCCGGATCCCCGGGGGTGAGATCACCCCCGACGGCCTCGTCGTCATCGGCGAGGTGGCGCGGGACTTCGGGCTCTACACGAAGATCACCGGCGGCCAGCGCATCGACCTGTTCGGGGCACGACTGGAGCAGCTCCCCGACGTGTGGAAGCGGCTCGTGGACGCCGGCTTCGAATCGGGTCACGCGTACGGCAAGTCGCTGCGCACGGTGAAGTCCTGCGTCGGCTCGACGTGGTGCCGCTACGGCGTGCAGGACTCCGTCGGGATGGCGGTGCAGCTCGAGCTGCGCTACCGCGGGCTGCGATCCCCGCACAAGCTCAAGCTCGGCGTCTCGGGGTGCGCGCGCGAGTGCGCCGAGGCTCGCGGGAAAGACGTGGGCGTCATCGCCACGGAGGCCGGCTGGAACATGTACGTCGGCGGGAACGGCGGCTTCACTCCCCGGCACGCCGTGCTTCTCGCGGAGGGGCTCGACGACGCGGCACTGCTCACGGCGATCGACCGCTTCCTGATGTACTACATCTTCACCGCCGACCGCCTCCAGCGCACGGCGCCGTGGTTCGAGGAGCTCGAGGGCGGGATCGACGGCCTCCGGTCGGTGATCTTCGATGACAGCCTCGGCATCTGCGCCGACCTGGATGCCGCGATGACGGCGCACATCGGCTCGTACGAGGACGAATGGCGGGCGACGCTCGACGACCCCGAGAAGCTGCGTCGCTTCGCATCGTTCGTGAACGCACCGACCACGCCCGACCCGTCTCTCGCGTACACCGCCGAACGCGGGCAGGCGCGCCCAGCCACGGACGCCGAGCGCGAGAGCGGCGGCGTCCTCATCGCCGGAACGATCCTGGAGGTGCGCCGATGA
- a CDS encoding aminotransferase class V-fold PLP-dependent enzyme: MGTLASRELELIRSQFAFGLRERIVTNNAASTQPPLAVWELLRDLSETYENVHRGQSDASITTTAAFEASFDTIAAWINAPSRLTLSMHRSTTEAINAAMYSLMADFRDGDNVVTTLLEHNSNYVPWHAMCREILPRFGRHVELRLARFDRESGELDLDHLASLVDARTKLVCCSGGSNFLGTKPPLDRVRAIADAGAYAQPDGRRGALLLVDAAQLFASTRLDVQAMDADFVAFSFHKLLAPFGVGVLYAKEVLRETLPPFLYGGDMIADGRVFPDRVEYNELPWKFSAGTPNILGVIASAQTLRLIVDLVGADPVRAWFRTDDPLDPAAVDAAMRTVAGHAASLTQRAMDGLCAIDGLHVYGVPRGSERTPLVAFNVEGHSPFDLARALNAQGVESRAGCHCATLAHRDLELDPAASCRVSFTVYNSPDDVDRVISAVRRAVDDPGRFASMPAPVAGAAAATVTSRG, translated from the coding sequence ATGGGGACCCTCGCTTCGCGCGAGCTCGAGCTGATCCGCTCCCAGTTCGCGTTCGGCCTTCGAGAGCGCATCGTCACGAACAATGCCGCCAGCACCCAGCCTCCCCTCGCGGTCTGGGAACTGCTGCGCGACCTGTCGGAGACGTATGAGAACGTCCACCGGGGCCAGTCGGATGCTTCGATCACCACCACCGCGGCGTTCGAGGCATCCTTCGACACGATCGCCGCGTGGATCAATGCGCCCTCGCGACTCACGCTCTCGATGCACCGCAGCACGACGGAGGCGATCAACGCCGCCATGTACTCGCTGATGGCCGACTTCCGCGACGGCGACAATGTCGTCACCACACTTCTCGAGCACAATTCGAACTATGTGCCCTGGCACGCCATGTGCCGCGAGATCCTGCCGCGCTTCGGAAGGCACGTCGAGCTCCGCCTCGCACGCTTCGACCGGGAGAGCGGCGAGCTCGACCTCGACCACCTGGCGTCGCTCGTCGACGCGCGCACCAAACTCGTGTGCTGCTCGGGCGGGTCGAACTTCCTCGGCACGAAGCCGCCGCTGGACCGCGTGCGCGCGATCGCGGATGCCGGCGCCTATGCGCAGCCCGACGGGCGCCGGGGCGCGCTCCTCCTCGTCGATGCCGCACAGCTGTTCGCGAGCACGCGGCTGGACGTCCAGGCGATGGATGCCGACTTCGTCGCGTTCTCGTTCCACAAGCTCCTGGCACCCTTCGGCGTCGGAGTGCTGTACGCCAAGGAGGTGCTGCGGGAGACGCTGCCCCCGTTCCTCTACGGCGGTGACATGATCGCGGACGGCCGTGTGTTTCCCGATCGGGTCGAGTACAACGAGCTGCCCTGGAAGTTCTCGGCAGGCACCCCCAACATCCTGGGCGTGATCGCATCCGCGCAGACCCTGCGCCTCATCGTGGACCTCGTGGGCGCGGACCCCGTGCGCGCCTGGTTCCGCACCGACGACCCGCTCGACCCTGCAGCCGTCGACGCTGCGATGAGGACGGTCGCCGGGCATGCGGCATCCCTGACCCAGCGCGCGATGGACGGGCTCTGCGCGATCGACGGCCTCCACGTGTACGGGGTGCCGCGAGGGAGCGAGCGCACGCCGCTCGTCGCCTTCAACGTCGAAGGCCACTCGCCGTTCGACCTCGCCCGCGCCCTGAACGCGCAGGGTGTCGAGTCGCGCGCCGGATGCCACTGCGCGACGCTGGCGCACCGTGACCTCGAGCTCGATCCTGCGGCGAGCTGCCGCGTCAGCTTCACCGTCTACAACTCACCGGACGACGTCGACCGCGTGATCTCGGCCGTCCGCCGTGCCGTGGACGACCCCGGTCGATTCGCTTCGATGCCGGCGCCGGTCGCGGGCGCGGCTGCCGCGACCGTGACATCGAGGGGGTGA
- the glgX gene encoding glycogen debranching protein GlgX: MQIWPGSPYPLGATFDGSGTNFAIFSEGAESVELCLFDDGGGETRVPLVDVDAFVHHGYLPTVQPGQRYGFRVHGEFDPASGKRFNANKLVLDPYAKAVDGQVTWGQPVFGYDFGEPDSRNDEDSAAHQMLGVVVNPYFDWSGDRQPKTPYAESFIYEAHVRGLTRLHPAVPEEIRGTYSAIAHPAIIEHLQKLGVTAIELMPVHQFVDDAVLEEKGLSNYWGYNTIAFFAPQNTYASSGQRGQQVQEFKAMVKALHGAGIEVILDVVYNHTAEGNHLGPTLSMRGIDNEAYYRLEDDDKRYYTDYTGTGNSLNVGNPHTLQLIMDSLRYWVLEMHVDGFRFDLASTLAREFYEVDRLSTFFELVQQDPVVSQVKLIAEPWDVGPGGYQVGNFPPQWTEWNGQYRDTVRDFWRGEPQALGEFASRLTGSADLYEHSGRRPVASINFVTAHDGFTMRDLVSYNEKHNAANGEDNRDGADDNRSWNSGAEGETDDPAILTLRARQQRNFIATLMLSQGVPMLLHGDELGRTQGGNNNGYAQDNEITWVDWSAVDHPLVEFTAALARLRREHPTFRRRRFFDGRPVRREEGAPIPDIVWARPDGTQMQPEDWDSGFGRAVAVFLNGDGIRERDRRGEPISDHHFIVLFNAGDDTVDFVIPEDEFSPEWDVVVDTAGEHANTEPVEPGSKLAVAGRSLMVLREHELPEPEVGHTVAASLAVTSVAGPDEVPGAAPRAELRR; encoded by the coding sequence ATGCAGATCTGGCCCGGTTCCCCGTACCCTCTCGGTGCGACGTTCGACGGCAGCGGAACGAACTTCGCGATCTTCTCCGAGGGCGCCGAGAGCGTCGAGCTCTGTCTGTTCGACGACGGCGGCGGCGAGACGCGTGTGCCCCTGGTCGACGTGGACGCATTCGTGCACCACGGGTACCTCCCGACCGTTCAGCCCGGTCAGCGCTACGGATTCCGCGTGCACGGCGAGTTCGATCCGGCATCGGGCAAGCGCTTCAACGCGAACAAGCTCGTGCTCGATCCCTATGCGAAAGCCGTGGACGGACAGGTGACCTGGGGGCAGCCGGTGTTCGGCTACGACTTCGGCGAGCCGGACTCCCGCAACGACGAGGACTCCGCCGCGCACCAGATGCTGGGTGTCGTCGTGAACCCGTACTTCGACTGGAGCGGTGACCGGCAGCCGAAGACGCCCTACGCCGAGAGCTTCATCTACGAGGCGCACGTGCGCGGCCTCACCCGGCTGCACCCCGCCGTGCCCGAGGAGATCCGCGGCACCTACAGCGCGATCGCCCACCCCGCGATCATCGAGCATCTGCAGAAGCTCGGCGTGACGGCGATCGAGCTCATGCCGGTGCACCAGTTCGTCGACGACGCGGTGCTCGAGGAGAAGGGCCTGTCGAACTACTGGGGCTACAACACCATCGCGTTCTTCGCGCCCCAGAACACCTATGCCTCCAGCGGCCAGCGCGGTCAGCAGGTCCAGGAGTTCAAGGCGATGGTGAAGGCGCTCCACGGCGCCGGCATCGAGGTCATCCTCGACGTCGTCTACAACCACACCGCCGAGGGCAATCACCTCGGCCCGACCCTCTCGATGCGAGGCATCGACAACGAGGCGTACTACCGGCTCGAAGACGACGACAAGCGCTATTACACCGACTACACCGGCACCGGCAACAGCCTCAACGTCGGCAACCCGCACACGCTCCAGCTCATCATGGACTCCCTGCGCTACTGGGTGCTCGAGATGCACGTCGACGGGTTCCGATTCGACCTCGCGTCGACGCTCGCCCGCGAGTTCTACGAGGTGGACCGCCTCTCCACGTTCTTCGAGCTCGTTCAGCAGGATCCGGTGGTGTCCCAGGTGAAGCTGATCGCCGAGCCGTGGGATGTCGGTCCCGGCGGCTATCAGGTGGGCAACTTCCCGCCGCAGTGGACGGAGTGGAACGGCCAGTACCGCGACACGGTCCGCGACTTCTGGCGCGGAGAGCCGCAGGCGCTCGGCGAGTTCGCGTCGAGGCTCACCGGGTCGGCCGACCTGTACGAGCACTCGGGACGCCGTCCCGTGGCATCCATCAACTTCGTCACCGCCCATGACGGCTTCACCATGCGCGACCTTGTCTCGTACAACGAGAAGCACAATGCGGCCAACGGCGAGGACAACCGCGACGGCGCCGACGACAACCGCTCGTGGAACAGCGGTGCCGAAGGGGAGACCGACGATCCCGCGATCCTCACACTGCGAGCGCGCCAGCAGCGGAACTTCATCGCGACGCTGATGCTGTCGCAGGGCGTTCCGATGCTGCTCCACGGCGACGAGCTCGGACGGACCCAGGGCGGGAACAACAACGGCTACGCGCAGGACAACGAGATCACCTGGGTCGACTGGTCCGCCGTCGACCACCCGCTCGTCGAGTTCACCGCGGCCCTCGCCCGACTCCGCCGCGAGCATCCCACCTTCCGTCGCCGGCGGTTCTTCGACGGCCGGCCCGTCCGTCGTGAGGAGGGAGCGCCGATCCCGGACATCGTGTGGGCACGCCCCGACGGCACGCAGATGCAGCCCGAGGACTGGGACTCCGGATTCGGGAGAGCGGTGGCCGTCTTCCTCAACGGAGACGGGATCCGCGAGCGCGACCGGCGCGGCGAGCCGATCTCGGACCACCACTTCATCGTCCTGTTCAACGCCGGCGACGACACGGTCGACTTCGTCATCCCCGAGGACGAGTTCAGCCCGGAATGGGATGTCGTGGTCGACACC